The following proteins are encoded in a genomic region of Methanobacterium sp.:
- a CDS encoding transcriptional regulator has product MNFYRILKEGEGTTVEFNESMGENVFKTVSAFSNTDGGILFCGISDKGDILGFDCSQKPVRIITNKILDKMGIHPNISCFEFDGKKVLRIDVEKSYNPISYNGKFYKRVGTTTTGMLGDELRDFFLKGSNWDGLTNDYSLDEIDEEAVRRFIRRAVSKGRLVADDAADLSDLLLKINL; this is encoded by the coding sequence ATGAATTTTTACAGAATCCTAAAAGAAGGAGAAGGAACAACCGTAGAATTTAATGAATCTATGGGAGAAAATGTATTCAAGACAGTGTCTGCATTTTCAAACACTGATGGTGGTATTTTATTTTGTGGTATCTCTGATAAAGGAGATATTCTTGGTTTTGATTGTAGTCAAAAGCCTGTTCGTATTATTACCAATAAAATATTGGATAAAATGGGAATTCATCCTAATATTTCCTGTTTTGAGTTTGATGGGAAGAAGGTTTTAAGGATAGATGTTGAAAAAAGTTATAATCCTATTTCTTACAATGGAAAATTTTATAAAAGAGTTGGCACTACTACGACTGGAATGTTGGGGGATGAATTACGGGATTTCTTTTTAAAGGGGAGTAATTGGGATGGCTTGACCAATGATTACAGTCTGGATGAAATAGATGAGGAGGCTGTTCGCAGATTTATTAGGAGAGCTGTCAGTAAAGGAAGACTAGTCGCAGATGATGCTGCAGATCTATCTGATTTACTTCTCAAAATTAACCTTTT